A genome region from Nicotiana tabacum cultivar K326 chromosome 13, ASM71507v2, whole genome shotgun sequence includes the following:
- the LOC107801854 gene encoding uncharacterized protein LOC107801854: MAEYDAVTTTNHHPSLIQKETALQAINSIIQLHFEKTLEKKRAVDLQKKELWRMFQLFFLFLALLFLGQALSSKLQCRHCWIPIGLLSLAHLIFYVSVAQTLRCINGFKYQRRCHKLTLGLATERLRQLKMRIGNGGVEEIGDEFEIHYQEPPESYFGKFKRNWALHFGFLIFIYGFMVSSSVVILCF, from the coding sequence ATGGCGGAATACGACGCCGTAACAACCACCAACCACCACCCAAGTCTCATCCAAAAAGAAACAGCTCTACAAGCTATCAATAGCATAATCCAACTCCATTTCGAAAAAACCCTCGAGAAAAAAAGAGCTGTTGATTTACAAAAAAAAGAACTTTGGAGAATGTTTCagctcttcttccttttcttggcTTTACTCTTTTTGGGTCAAGCTCTTTCCTCTAAGCTCCAATGCCGCCATTGTTGGATACCCATTGGGCTTCTTTCTTTAGCCCATCTGATTTTTTATGTATCTGTGGCCCAAACTTTGAGATGCATTAATGGGTTTAAGTACCAAAGGAGATGCCATAAGCTGACATTGGGTTTGGCTACTGAAAGGTTAAGGCAACTGAAGATGAGAATTGGGAATGGTGGGGTTGAGGAAATTGGGGATGAATTTGAGATACATTATCAAGAACCACCAGAGAGTTATTTTGGTAAGTTTAAGAGGAATTGGGCTTTGCATTTTGGGTTCTTGATTTTCATTTATGGGTTCATGGTTTCTTCCTCTGTTGTAATCCTTTGTTTCTAA